The Microbacterium luteum nucleotide sequence GACCGAAGACGGCCAAGCTGATCGTCGTGCAACTGGCCGGAAAGCTCGCCCCCTCCAAGCCCGCCGTCGGCGCGAGCAGCGGCGACTCCGGCCTGGATGTGCCCGCACAGGTGGTGGAAGCGCTCGTCGGACTGGGTTGGCCGGAGCGCCTCGCTGCCGAGACCACGGCCGCCGTGGCGGCGCGAACGGAGACGGAGGCGACGACCGTGGCGGGACTGCTGCGCGCCGCGCTGGCGGAGCTCGGCCCGGCTCGCAAGGAGCGTGCGCATGGATGACGAGAACGACCCGCGCGTGGCCGACGCTCAGATCGCCGATGATTCGGAGCTGGCGATCGAGGGGGCGCTGCGTCCGTCCTCGCTCGATGAGTTCATCGGACAGCACAAGGTCAGAGGTCAGCTCCAGCTGCTCCTCGAGGCCGCCCGCATCCAGCAGCGCCCCGCCGATCACATCCTCCTGGCCGGACCGCCCGGGCTCGGAAAGACCACCCTCGCGATGATCGTCGCTCACGAGAGCTCCCGTGCCCTCCGGCTTTCCAGCGGACCGGCGATCCAGCACGCCGGCGACCTGGCGGCACTCCTGTCGAGTCTGCTGCCGGGCGAGGTGCTGTTCATCGACGAGATCCATCGGATGGCGCGTTCGGCCGAAGAGATGCTGTACCTCGCGATGGAGGACTTCCGCATCGACATCATGGTCGGCAAGGGCGCCGGCGCGACGAGCATCCCGCTGGATCTGGCTCCGTTCACGCTGGTGGGGGCGACGACGCGGTCGGGGCTTCTGCCGAACCCGCTGCGGGACCGCTTCGGCTTCACCGCCCATCTGGAGTTCTACGACGCCGGGGAACTCGAAGAGGTCGTGGCGCGCTCCGCGCGAACACTCGAAGTGGCGCTGCCGCCGCAGGCTCGCGCTGAGATCGCACGACGGTCGCGCGGCACACCGCGCATCGCGAATCGGCTCCTGCGGCGGGTGCGTGACTACCTGATCGTCCACGGCCGCGGAACCGAGGCGGGGGTGCGCGACGTCGATGCGGCGCTCGAGCTGTACGACGTCGATCCGATCGGGCTCGATCGCCTCGACCGTGCGGTGCTGGATGCGCTGGTGCGCCGATTCCGCGGCGGTCCCGTGGGGCTCAACACGCTCGCCGTGACCGTGGGCGAGGAGGCGGACACGATCGAGGCCGTGGTGGAGCCGTATCTGGTGCGCATCGGGTTTATGGGACGCACCCCCCGCGGGCGCATCGCCACGCCCGAGGCCTACGCCCACCTCGGCGTGCCTCACGCAGAGGCGGCCCTGAGATTCGATGACCTATAATCTCTGGAGGCTCCGGCCCATCCCACCCCGATGATCCGCGCGTCCGCGCGCGCGACCGAAAGGCATCGCCTCGCCCATGGACTTCGCGCTCTTCTTCTCGAACTACGGCCTGATCATCCTCCTGGTCCT carries:
- the ruvB gene encoding Holliday junction branch migration DNA helicase RuvB, which encodes MDDENDPRVADAQIADDSELAIEGALRPSSLDEFIGQHKVRGQLQLLLEAARIQQRPADHILLAGPPGLGKTTLAMIVAHESSRALRLSSGPAIQHAGDLAALLSSLLPGEVLFIDEIHRMARSAEEMLYLAMEDFRIDIMVGKGAGATSIPLDLAPFTLVGATTRSGLLPNPLRDRFGFTAHLEFYDAGELEEVVARSARTLEVALPPQARAEIARRSRGTPRIANRLLRRVRDYLIVHGRGTEAGVRDVDAALELYDVDPIGLDRLDRAVLDALVRRFRGGPVGLNTLAVTVGEEADTIEAVVEPYLVRIGFMGRTPRGRIATPEAYAHLGVPHAEAALRFDDL